From Aquificota bacterium, one genomic window encodes:
- the ybeY gene encoding rRNA maturation RNase YbeY, which yields MKSLKGQKKNKVLVRKEKGNLPVRWIKDIVNKLLDLQGLKGIEVSLYFTDDDTIRELNKTYRGKNKATDVLSFIFDEPAGHYRLLGEIVISVDTARKQAKEIGHSLEEEIKRLVVHGFVHLLGYDHELGGEEERKFKELEDKLLNSL from the coding sequence ATGAAGAGTTTGAAAGGTCAAAAGAAGAACAAAGTACTGGTAAGGAAGGAGAAAGGGAATCTTCCCGTCAGGTGGATTAAGGATATAGTCAATAAATTATTAGACTTACAGGGGCTTAAGGGTATTGAGGTAAGTCTTTATTTTACAGACGATGATACCATAAGAGAGCTAAACAAAACCTACAGAGGCAAGAATAAGGCCACGGATGTACTTTCTTTTATCTTTGACGAGCCAGCGGGCCATTATAGGCTTTTGGGAGAAATAGTTATATCTGTGGATACAGCTCGGAAGCAGGCCAAGGAAATAGGCCATAGCCTTGAAGAAGAGATAAAAAGGCTTGTTGTGCATGGATTTGTGCATCTTTTGGGCTACGACCATGAGCTTGGTGGAGAGGAAGAGAGGAAGTTTAAAGAGCTGGAAGATAAGCTTTTGAATTCTCTATAA
- the truA gene encoding tRNA pseudouridine(38-40) synthase TruA encodes MPNYVMLLSFVGTNFHGWQIQPQLRTVQGVLKESIERLFQEPIRLIGCCRTDAGVHAKEYVANFYAERTFNTDTLLKALNSLLPEDIGIKKVWVQEGFNARYGVKGKVYLYRILNTHARDPFLEPFCWRIPYRLDYEKMALASELFVGLHDFSAFAKLEEEKNTLINIEEVSLKREDELIEFRIRARNFLRYMVRRIVGSLVQLGLGKLELEDIKNYLRGRGICPHTAKAKGLTLEKVIL; translated from the coding sequence ATGCCCAATTATGTAATGCTTTTATCCTTTGTGGGGACTAACTTTCATGGCTGGCAGATACAGCCCCAATTGAGGACAGTTCAAGGAGTGCTAAAGGAAAGCATAGAAAGGCTATTCCAAGAGCCTATAAGGCTTATAGGTTGTTGCAGGACCGACGCCGGAGTTCATGCAAAGGAGTATGTGGCGAACTTTTATGCAGAGCGCACTTTTAATACGGATACATTGCTTAAGGCTCTAAATTCCTTGCTTCCAGAGGATATAGGGATAAAAAAGGTCTGGGTTCAAGAGGGCTTTAATGCACGATACGGCGTAAAGGGCAAGGTTTATCTCTATAGGATTCTGAACACCCATGCCAGAGACCCTTTTCTGGAACCCTTCTGTTGGAGAATTCCATATAGGCTTGACTATGAGAAAATGGCCTTGGCTTCTGAGCTTTTTGTGGGCCTTCATGACTTTTCTGCCTTTGCCAAGCTGGAGGAAGAAAAGAACACGCTTATAAACATTGAAGAGGTGAGCTTAAAAAGGGAGGATGAGCTTATAGAGTTTAGAATTAGGGCAAGGAACTTTTTAAGGTATATGGTAAGGAGGATCGTAGGTAGCTTAGTCCAGTTAGGCCTTGGAAAGTTGGAATTAGAAGATATAAAGAATTATCTACGGGGCAGGGGCATATGCCCCCACACCGCAAAGGCCAAAGGCCTAACCCTTGAAAAGGTTATACTTTAA
- a CDS encoding PhoH family protein — translation MMTERVEEKLDLGSFDEKFYAIVGRGDENLKYFSQIFDVKISARGTEIIIRGEEDKVRLVYEFLKEIIKDLKNSTMTSQEVRERAKNYLQSKTATETVQKEEVILITHRKKAIVPKTHTQRLYIDAIKNNDIVFGIGPAGTGKTYLAMAMALAHLKANKVNKIILTRPAVEAGEKLGFLPGGIAEKVDPYLRPLYDALYDMVDYDKAGYMLERNIIEIAPLAFMRGRTLNDAFIILDEAQNSTKEQMKMFLTRIGFGSKVVITGDITQIDLPKREQSGLVEAIKVLKGIEGISFVWFKEEDVVRHPIVARIIKAYEEFERSKEEQSTGKEGERESSRQVD, via the coding sequence ATGATGACAGAAAGGGTAGAAGAAAAACTGGATTTAGGCAGTTTTGATGAAAAGTTTTATGCCATAGTAGGCCGGGGCGATGAGAACCTAAAATACTTCTCCCAGATATTTGATGTAAAGATTTCCGCCAGAGGAACGGAAATAATCATAAGGGGTGAAGAAGATAAGGTAAGGCTGGTCTATGAGTTTCTAAAGGAAATAATAAAAGACCTAAAAAACTCCACAATGACATCTCAAGAGGTTAGAGAGAGAGCTAAAAACTATCTCCAATCAAAAACTGCTACAGAAACTGTCCAAAAGGAAGAAGTTATACTTATAACACACAGGAAAAAGGCTATAGTTCCAAAAACCCATACACAAAGATTATACATTGATGCCATTAAGAATAACGATATAGTCTTTGGTATTGGGCCTGCTGGAACAGGAAAAACATACTTGGCCATGGCAATGGCTCTTGCACACCTTAAGGCCAATAAGGTCAATAAGATAATACTTACAAGGCCTGCGGTGGAAGCCGGTGAAAAACTTGGCTTTTTACCCGGAGGCATAGCCGAAAAGGTGGACCCTTACTTGAGACCTCTATATGACGCCCTTTACGATATGGTGGATTACGATAAGGCAGGCTATATGCTTGAAAGGAACATAATAGAAATAGCACCCCTTGCCTTTATGAGGGGTAGGACCCTTAACGATGCCTTTATCATACTGGATGAGGCACAAAACTCAACAAAAGAACAGATGAAGATGTTCCTTACAAGGATAGGCTTTGGGTCAAAGGTGGTGATCACTGGAGATATTACACAGATAGACCTTCCAAAAAGGGAACAATCGGGGCTTGTAGAAGCTATAAAAGTTCTAAAAGGCATAGAAGGCATCAGCTTTGTATGGTTTAAAGAAGAGGATGTGGTAAGGCATCCTATAGTAGCGAGGATTATAAAAGCTTATGAAGAGTTTGAAAGGTCAAAAGAAGAACAAAGTACTGGTAAGGAAGGAGAAAGGGAATCTTCCCGTCAGGTGGATTAA